One genomic segment of Candidatus Glassbacteria bacterium includes these proteins:
- the lpxB gene encoding lipid-A-disaccharide synthase, with protein MDPIHLFISAGDPSGERHAARLIRSLRDMGGSPVVTGIGGEAMQAAGAELLCTQERLAVMGLVEVVKHLPFFFSLLDRIRDHLSVHRPQLMVLIDFPDFNFRLAKIARELGISVLYYISPQIWAWRTGRKRKLARLADRLAVVFPFEVAFYRDEDIPVEFVGHPLIGELENVSSRESFRAEHGIEPDCPLVGLMPGSRVQEIERHMELFLAAAGRMRACRGELRFAAGMLPHTAAALAPEHRDTIERLGVKLIHGDSLGLIAASDILLTKSGTTTMEAALLGTPMVISYRTSALSYLIASRMVTIGHIGMPNLLDSDPAIPELIQHEVTPQRIASLALELLDNDSTLRKRVLEQCGRVRRTLTTAKPASVRVAEIVLEMTGAG; from the coding sequence ATGGACCCGATCCACCTGTTTATCTCCGCCGGTGATCCCAGCGGGGAACGGCACGCGGCACGCCTGATCCGCAGCCTGAGGGACATGGGCGGAAGTCCTGTTGTGACCGGAATCGGCGGAGAGGCAATGCAGGCGGCAGGGGCCGAGCTGCTCTGCACCCAGGAGCGCCTGGCCGTGATGGGCCTGGTTGAAGTGGTCAAGCACCTCCCGTTCTTCTTCAGCCTGCTCGATCGGATCAGGGACCACCTGTCAGTCCACCGCCCTCAGCTGATGGTGCTGATCGACTTCCCCGACTTCAATTTCCGCCTGGCCAAAATCGCCAGGGAACTGGGTATCTCCGTCCTCTATTATATCAGTCCGCAAATCTGGGCCTGGCGCACGGGCCGCAAGCGCAAACTCGCCCGGCTGGCCGACCGGCTGGCGGTCGTCTTCCCGTTCGAGGTCGCTTTCTACCGCGACGAGGATATTCCGGTCGAGTTCGTCGGCCACCCGCTGATCGGAGAGCTGGAAAATGTCAGCAGCCGGGAATCGTTCCGCGCAGAACACGGCATCGAGCCGGATTGCCCGCTGGTGGGCCTGATGCCCGGCAGCCGCGTCCAGGAGATCGAGCGTCACATGGAGCTCTTTCTGGCCGCCGCCGGGCGCATGCGCGCCTGCCGCGGCGAACTTCGGTTCGCCGCGGGGATGCTGCCGCATACGGCGGCGGCCCTCGCTCCCGAACACCGGGACACCATTGAGCGCCTCGGCGTCAAGCTGATCCACGGCGACTCGCTGGGCCTGATCGCCGCCTCAGACATCCTGCTGACCAAGAGCGGCACCACCACCATGGAAGCCGCTCTGCTGGGCACGCCGATGGTGATCTCCTACCGCACCAGCGCGCTGAGTTACCTGATCGCCAGCAGGATGGTCACTATCGGGCATATCGGCATGCCCAACCTGCTCGACAGCGACCCGGCTATCCCCGAGTTGATCCAGCACGAGGTTACCCCGCAACGGATCGCTTCGCTGGCACTGGAGCTGCTCGACAACGACTCGACTCTGCGCAAACGCGTGCTGGAGCAGTGCGGCCGGGTGCGCCGGACCCTGACGACCGCCAAGCCAGCCAGTGTAAGAGTGGCGGAAATAGTGCTCGAGATGACGGGGGCCGGCTGA
- the lpxK gene encoding tetraacyldisaccharide 4'-kinase — protein sequence MGDVQRGGGVLSGFKWRLIGLLGSLVIRLVYLTVRSREIGLEHLEEGRGEQWKPVILAFLHGRLLGNCYNNRGQGACVMVSRHKDGELIARINDWLGYTAARGSATRGAVPALKAILRAIDQNRDLAFTVDGPRGPAGVVKQGVAYASARTGRPVVPTAAGYSACWQLNNWDRFQIPKPFSRMVVAYGAPLQVPDEPDGEEIDRWRQRIGRALEEVSRTADLAAAPARRMDSAAAAGAVERFLTRPRNRTYHFPVLAVLAPFELVYRLAWKLRENLFRSGRIKTCRPPVPAVCVGSLFAGGSGKTPLTVHVAARLAARGLRVAVLSRGYGGAAGGGEPVVIRPGAARGESLSVVAVQAGDEAAMIARSLPEVAVVVCPDRAAAAGTAVSYCDAEVLVLDDGFGHRRLERDLDILVFSGSQVMGPTHTFPAGFLREPVEAAGRAGAIAIRGGLLTRFDKPGFPPELPEWAEGKPRLHIRTRIAGVSPLESWREGGEAKLSDLRETVEGKPVVAFCALANPAGFSDLLAGQGAASLELAAWPDHHRYSQTDQRELRELAKRRGAVLVTTEKDAVKLDPRLVGGDTLVVCLGLEERNPAVLDSLLDKMLSTRSSPLDSRER from the coding sequence ATGGGCGACGTGCAACGCGGGGGCGGCGTGCTGAGCGGATTCAAGTGGCGGCTGATCGGTCTGCTGGGCAGCCTGGTGATCAGGCTGGTTTATCTGACAGTCCGTTCCCGGGAGATCGGCCTGGAGCATCTGGAAGAAGGCCGCGGCGAGCAATGGAAGCCGGTGATATTAGCGTTCCTGCACGGCCGTCTGCTGGGCAACTGCTACAACAACCGGGGCCAGGGCGCGTGCGTGATGGTCAGCCGCCACAAGGATGGCGAGCTTATCGCGCGGATCAACGACTGGCTGGGCTACACGGCGGCTCGCGGCAGCGCCACCCGGGGGGCCGTGCCCGCGCTCAAGGCTATCCTGCGAGCTATCGATCAGAACCGCGACCTGGCGTTCACGGTCGACGGGCCGCGGGGACCGGCGGGAGTGGTCAAGCAGGGCGTGGCCTACGCCTCCGCCCGTACCGGCCGCCCGGTGGTCCCCACCGCCGCCGGCTACAGCGCCTGCTGGCAATTGAACAACTGGGACCGTTTCCAGATCCCCAAACCGTTCAGCCGGATGGTGGTCGCCTACGGAGCGCCCCTGCAGGTGCCGGATGAGCCTGACGGGGAAGAAATCGACCGCTGGCGCCAACGGATCGGCCGGGCGCTCGAGGAAGTCTCCCGCACCGCGGACCTGGCGGCGGCTCCGGCCAGACGGATGGACAGCGCTGCGGCGGCCGGCGCAGTCGAAAGATTTCTGACCCGCCCACGCAACCGCACTTATCACTTCCCAGTCCTGGCTGTCCTGGCTCCATTCGAGCTTGTCTACCGGCTGGCCTGGAAACTCAGGGAAAACCTGTTCCGCTCCGGACGGATCAAAACCTGCCGGCCGCCCGTACCGGCCGTCTGTGTGGGCAGCCTGTTCGCCGGAGGGTCGGGCAAGACGCCCCTGACTGTCCACGTGGCCGCGCGGCTGGCAGCTCGGGGCCTGAGGGTGGCCGTGCTGAGCAGGGGCTATGGCGGCGCTGCCGGCGGCGGCGAACCGGTTGTGATCCGTCCCGGCGCCGCGCGCGGAGAGAGCCTGAGCGTGGTCGCGGTCCAGGCCGGTGATGAAGCCGCGATGATCGCCCGCAGCCTGCCCGAAGTGGCCGTGGTGGTCTGTCCGGATCGCGCCGCGGCGGCCGGGACTGCGGTGAGTTACTGCGACGCCGAAGTGCTGGTGCTCGACGACGGGTTCGGACACAGGCGGCTGGAACGCGATTTGGATATTCTTGTCTTTTCCGGGTCGCAGGTCATGGGACCAACTCACACCTTTCCAGCCGGGTTCCTTCGCGAGCCGGTGGAGGCCGCCGGTCGCGCCGGAGCAATCGCCATCCGCGGCGGCCTGCTCACCCGCTTCGATAAACCCGGTTTCCCGCCGGAACTGCCGGAGTGGGCCGAGGGCAAACCACGGCTCCACATTCGTACGAGGATAGCGGGAGTGTCGCCGCTGGAGTCCTGGAGAGAGGGAGGCGAGGCGAAACTCTCAGACCTGCGGGAAACAGTGGAAGGCAAGCCTGTGGTCGCGTTCTGCGCGCTGGCGAACCCTGCTGGTTTCAGTGACCTGCTTGCCGGCCAGGGGGCCGCCTCGCTGGAGCTGGCCGCCTGGCCCGACCATCACCGTTACAGCCAAACCGACCAGCGGGAACTCCGGGAACTGGCGAAGAGGCGGGGCGCGGTGCTGGTGACCACGGAGAAAGACGCTGTCAAGCTGGACCCCCGACTGGTCGGCGGCGATACGCTGGTGGTCTGCCTGGGCCTGGAGGAACGCAATCCGGCCGTGCTCGACAGCCTGCTGGATAAAATGCTGTCCACCCGCTCCTCCCCGCTTGACAGCCGGGAACGATAA
- a CDS encoding Gfo/Idh/MocA family oxidoreductase, with amino-acid sequence MDRIRTAVVGAGHLGSHHARIYHQLETAELVGVLDTDLERARECAAAYGVRAFSSLEELAGEVDAVSLAVPTDSHHELGCRLLDAGVHVLVEKPIASQPSGAAEMVKLAGEKNLVLAVGHVERFNPALVAASGDIEDAAYVESERLAPFNPRGTEVPVVLDLMIHDIDIVLSLVRSDVTGVSAVGLPVFTGQVDIANARLEFANGAVANVSASRVSIKKVRKMRFFSPSRYVSVDMLKRSGTSYAKKPGAEISLDRDPEKIPEMRKLVVVRKLRCDKKREPLAVELEDFLNCISSGGNPKVSGRDGLRALEVAGRIMDAIEKSHAAGIAQL; translated from the coding sequence ATGGACAGGATCAGGACAGCGGTGGTCGGTGCGGGCCATCTGGGCAGCCACCACGCCAGGATATATCACCAGCTCGAAACTGCCGAGCTGGTCGGCGTGCTGGACACCGACCTTGAGCGCGCCCGGGAGTGCGCCGCAGCCTATGGCGTCCGGGCCTTTTCCTCGCTGGAGGAACTGGCCGGCGAGGTCGATGCGGTCAGCCTGGCCGTACCGACCGACTCTCACCACGAGCTGGGCTGCCGTCTGCTGGATGCCGGAGTGCACGTGCTGGTGGAAAAACCGATCGCCTCGCAGCCGTCGGGCGCGGCGGAGATGGTGAAACTGGCCGGGGAGAAAAACCTGGTGCTGGCGGTCGGCCATGTGGAGCGTTTCAACCCGGCGCTGGTGGCTGCCTCCGGCGATATCGAGGACGCGGCGTATGTCGAGAGCGAGCGGCTGGCTCCGTTCAATCCGCGCGGCACCGAGGTGCCGGTGGTACTGGACCTGATGATCCACGACATCGATATCGTCCTCAGCCTGGTCCGCAGCGACGTGACCGGGGTCAGCGCGGTGGGCCTGCCGGTGTTCACCGGCCAGGTCGATATCGCCAACGCGCGGCTGGAGTTCGCCAACGGCGCGGTGGCCAATGTGTCGGCCAGCCGGGTCAGTATCAAGAAAGTGCGCAAAATGCGGTTTTTCAGCCCGAGCCGTTACGTATCGGTGGACATGCTAAAGCGCAGCGGCACCTCCTACGCCAAAAAACCCGGAGCCGAAATCTCGCTCGACCGCGACCCGGAGAAGATCCCCGAGATGCGCAAGCTGGTGGTGGTCAGGAAACTGCGCTGCGATAAAAAACGCGAGCCCCTGGCCGTGGAACTCGAGGATTTCCTGAACTGTATCAGCTCCGGCGGCAACCCGAAAGTCAGCGGCCGCGACGGTCTGCGGGCGCTGGAAGTGGCCGGGAGAATCATGGATGCGATCGAGAAATCGCATGCAGCCGGCATTGCTCAACTTTGA
- the nadB gene encoding L-aspartate oxidase has product MSEAQPAKKSTGFKRRYKPGPTNIYRTDFLVVGSGIAGLSFALKACEQGDVIVFTKKENYESNTNYAQGGIAAVQDEQEDSFELHIQDTLECGAGLCNREAVEVLVREGPAGVAELNSWGVRFTRDREHPERLSLGREGGHSRRRIVRADDLTGREVERALLEELKGRKNVMVLENHLAVDLIVHAMSAGHRRCVGALALDRTAGSVKAFVSRVTYLAAGGCGRVYQHTTNPAIATGDGIAMAWRAGARVANMEFIQFHPTALYGLDEKSFLISEAVRGEGAILRKLDNNTFMDKYHTMGCLAPRDVVARAIDREMKLSGDKHVWLDCSPIPKDQIRERFPNITAECLSRGIDITTDPIPVVPSAHYVCGGVVTDIDGRTNIEALLAAGEVTCTGVHGANRLASNSLLEAVVFARRAHRTAVKLLDEIDLGEIDSSTFEYGKVSVHNYDGVFLSHNQAMLRMTMWDYVGIVRSNDRLAEARKWLKTLSAEIEQFYANCPLNPDLVELRNMAEVAQLIAKCARLRRESRGLHQNVDYPRTNDRSYLRDTVLEKKY; this is encoded by the coding sequence ATGTCCGAAGCACAGCCCGCAAAAAAATCCACCGGTTTCAAACGCAGGTACAAACCAGGTCCGACCAATATCTACCGGACCGACTTCCTGGTGGTCGGCAGCGGGATCGCCGGGCTGTCGTTCGCGCTGAAAGCCTGCGAACAGGGCGACGTGATCGTGTTCACCAAGAAGGAAAACTACGAGAGCAACACCAACTACGCCCAGGGCGGAATCGCCGCGGTGCAGGACGAGCAGGAGGATAGTTTCGAGCTGCATATCCAGGATACGCTCGAGTGCGGTGCGGGTCTCTGCAACCGCGAGGCGGTGGAGGTGCTGGTGCGCGAGGGCCCGGCTGGGGTGGCCGAGCTGAACAGTTGGGGCGTGAGATTCACCCGCGACCGCGAACACCCGGAACGCCTGAGCCTGGGCCGCGAGGGCGGCCACAGCCGCCGGCGGATTGTCCGGGCCGACGACCTGACGGGCCGCGAGGTGGAACGCGCCCTGCTCGAGGAACTCAAGGGACGCAAGAACGTAATGGTGCTCGAAAATCACCTGGCGGTCGACCTGATCGTGCATGCGATGTCCGCCGGGCACCGCCGCTGCGTGGGCGCGCTGGCCCTGGACCGCACCGCCGGCAGTGTCAAGGCCTTTGTCTCGCGGGTGACCTACCTGGCCGCCGGCGGCTGCGGACGGGTTTACCAGCACACCACCAATCCGGCGATCGCCACGGGTGACGGGATCGCGATGGCCTGGCGCGCCGGGGCGCGGGTAGCCAACATGGAGTTTATCCAGTTCCACCCCACGGCGCTCTACGGCCTGGACGAAAAATCGTTCCTGATCTCCGAGGCGGTCCGCGGCGAGGGCGCGATCCTGCGTAAGCTCGACAACAACACGTTCATGGATAAGTACCACACCATGGGCTGTCTGGCCCCGCGCGACGTGGTCGCCAGGGCGATCGACCGCGAGATGAAACTCTCAGGCGACAAACATGTCTGGCTCGACTGCTCGCCGATCCCCAAAGACCAGATCCGCGAGCGCTTTCCAAATATCACCGCCGAGTGCCTCTCGCGCGGGATCGATATCACCACCGACCCGATCCCGGTGGTGCCCTCGGCACACTATGTCTGCGGCGGAGTGGTGACCGATATCGACGGACGGACCAATATCGAAGCGCTGCTGGCCGCCGGCGAGGTGACCTGCACGGGAGTCCACGGAGCCAACCGGCTGGCCTCAAACAGCCTGCTGGAGGCTGTCGTGTTCGCCCGGCGCGCACACCGCACAGCCGTGAAACTGCTGGACGAGATCGATCTCGGCGAGATCGACTCCTCGACATTCGAGTACGGCAAAGTCAGCGTCCACAACTACGACGGCGTGTTTCTCTCGCACAATCAGGCCATGCTGCGGATGACCATGTGGGACTATGTCGGGATCGTGCGCTCCAACGACCGGCTGGCCGAGGCTCGCAAATGGCTCAAAACGCTTTCGGCCGAAATCGAGCAGTTCTACGCCAACTGCCCGCTCAACCCGGACCTGGTGGAGCTGCGCAACATGGCCGAGGTAGCCCAGCTGATTGCCAAGTGCGCCCGTCTGCGACGGGAAAGCCGCGGCCTGCACCAGAATGTCGACTACCCCCGTACCAACGACCGCTCTTATCTCAGGGACACCGTGCTGGAGAAAAAGTATTGA